One genomic window of [Clostridium] scindens ATCC 35704 includes the following:
- a CDS encoding prolyl-tRNA synthetase associated domain-containing protein, producing the protein MYISEIRTSAPTDERMPLERKMYDTLDKLKIPYEQVDNDPAASMEECAAIDKAIGTQIRKNVFLCNQKKTTFFLLVMPADKAFDTASFSKKLGVSHMSFAPPEKMMEHLGTTPGSASVAGLLMDEDDYVQVIVDKEVAEAEWFGCNPGINTSHLKFKTKDLLNKFLPSIHHRARIVDL; encoded by the coding sequence ATGTATATCAGTGAAATCAGGACATCGGCTCCGACAGATGAAAGAATGCCATTGGAAAGAAAGATGTATGACACGCTGGACAAGTTAAAGATACCATACGAGCAGGTGGACAATGATCCGGCGGCTTCCATGGAAGAATGCGCGGCAATCGATAAAGCCATCGGCACTCAGATCCGCAAAAACGTATTTTTATGCAACCAGAAAAAGACGACCTTCTTTCTGCTGGTAATGCCTGCGGACAAGGCGTTTGACACGGCATCTTTCAGCAAGAAGCTGGGGGTATCCCATATGTCTTTCGCGCCGCCGGAAAAGATGATGGAGCATTTAGGGACGACGCCAGGCTCAGCAAGCGTGGCAGGGCTTCTGATGGATGAAGACGACTATGTGCAGGTTATCGTGGATAAAGAAGTGGCTGAGGCAGAATGGTTCGGATGCAACCCGGGTATCAATACCAGTCACTTAAAATTCAAGACGAAGGATCTGTTGAACAAGTTCCTTCCTTCCATCCACCACAGAGCCAGAATCGTGGATTTATAA
- the coaD gene encoding pantetheine-phosphate adenylyltransferase, with product MLKGIYPGSFDPVTYGHLDVIERSSKLVDELIVGVLNNKAKSPLFSAEERVRMLNEVTKDMPNVTVVPFEGLLVDFARKMDAGLVIRGLRAITDFEYELQMAQTNHKMEPDVETVFLTTSLDYSYLSSTTVKEVAAFGGDISQFVPGIVADLIEEKMNKRRV from the coding sequence ATGTTAAAAGGAATCTATCCGGGCAGCTTTGACCCGGTCACTTATGGACATCTGGACGTGATTGAAAGATCTTCAAAATTGGTTGATGAATTAATCGTCGGAGTATTGAATAATAAAGCAAAAAGCCCGTTGTTTTCCGCAGAAGAACGTGTTAGAATGTTAAATGAAGTAACAAAAGACATGCCAAATGTGACGGTAGTTCCATTTGAGGGACTGCTGGTGGACTTTGCCCGTAAGATGGATGCGGGATTGGTTATACGTGGATTGAGGGCAATTACAGACTTCGAATACGAACTGCAGATGGCTCAGACGAATCATAAGATGGAACCTGATGTTGAGACTGTATTTTTAACCACAAGCCTGGATTATTCGTATTTGAGTTCTACCACAGTAAAAGAAGTGGCGGCTTTTGGAGGGGATATTTCTCAGTTTGTACCAGGAATCGTTGCAGACTTGATAGAAGAGAAGATGAATAAAAGGAGAGTGTAA
- a CDS encoding APC family permease translates to MEEKKGLKKNLGVATAMAIVVGCVIGSGVFFKPQAIYTATGGAPGLGMIAWIITGLASIAAALTFAEVAIMIPKTGGMVAYLEEIYNPVVGFLAGWVQTILFYPAMTSALAVVCAQQAALFIGDGFTVPLAIGIIILIIFLNSLGSKVGGSVQIIFTVCKLIPLILLMIFGFVKGGGANPIFTPMVGDGLSPAVVLGQLMVAILFAFEGWTNVGAIAGEMKNPGRDLPIAIVGGVSVIMGVYFIINISYLWVLPANELAGMTAPASAVALKIFGDVGGKIVSVGIMISVFGACNGFVLSGSRVAYSLAEEGNFPFSKSLARLNKAQVPTNSIILVGGISCIYAISGQFNLLTDLAVFSSWTFYTLTFVGVMKLRKDRPDAVRTYKVPLYPVVPLIAIVSGIYVIINQIFMSGLQSTLLSAGSIAVTLIGLPVYMAVSKRKSVNNIVENDEKILT, encoded by the coding sequence ATGGAAGAAAAGAAGGGACTGAAGAAGAATCTGGGCGTTGCGACTGCCATGGCGATCGTGGTTGGCTGCGTCATCGGCTCCGGCGTGTTTTTTAAGCCGCAGGCCATCTACACAGCTACAGGAGGGGCGCCGGGACTCGGCATGATTGCCTGGATCATCACCGGGCTTGCAAGCATTGCGGCGGCGCTTACCTTCGCGGAGGTGGCTATCATGATTCCAAAGACCGGAGGAATGGTGGCGTATCTGGAAGAAATCTACAATCCGGTGGTAGGATTCCTGGCAGGATGGGTACAGACCATATTGTTCTACCCGGCCATGACGTCTGCCCTGGCAGTTGTATGCGCCCAGCAGGCGGCACTGTTTATCGGCGATGGCTTCACGGTGCCCCTTGCGATTGGCATTATTATCCTGATCATCTTTTTAAATAGCCTGGGCTCAAAGGTAGGCGGCAGCGTGCAGATCATCTTTACCGTCTGCAAATTGATTCCTTTGATTCTGCTGATGATATTCGGATTCGTAAAAGGTGGCGGGGCGAACCCGATCTTTACGCCGATGGTGGGAGACGGACTTAGCCCGGCGGTTGTCCTTGGACAGCTGATGGTTGCCATCCTGTTTGCTTTTGAAGGCTGGACCAATGTAGGCGCCATTGCCGGGGAGATGAAGAATCCGGGAAGGGATCTTCCCATTGCAATCGTTGGCGGCGTATCCGTGATCATGGGCGTCTACTTTATTATCAACATCTCTTACCTCTGGGTTCTTCCGGCAAACGAGCTGGCGGGAATGACAGCGCCTGCTTCTGCAGTAGCCCTGAAGATCTTCGGAGATGTGGGAGGCAAGATCGTTTCCGTCGGCATCATGATATCCGTGTTTGGCGCCTGCAACGGATTTGTATTATCCGGCTCCAGAGTGGCATATTCCCTGGCGGAGGAAGGCAATTTCCCCTTCAGCAAATCTCTGGCAAGGCTGAATAAGGCGCAGGTTCCAACCAACTCCATCATCCTGGTAGGAGGAATCAGCTGCATTTATGCAATCAGCGGGCAGTTCAACCTGCTGACGGACCTTGCCGTATTTTCCAGCTGGACCTTCTATACGCTTACCTTTGTCGGCGTTATGAAACTGAGAAAAGACCGTCCTGATGCGGTCAGGACTTATAAAGTACCGCTGTATCCGGTGGTGCCATTGATCGCGATCGTAAGCGGAATCTACGTGATCATTAACCAGATATTCATGTCCGGGCTGCAGTCAACGCTGCTGTCCGCAGGCAGTATCGCAGTGACGCTGATCGGCCTCCCGGTCTATATGGCAGTCAGCAAACGGAAGTCAGTAAATAATATCGTGGAAAATGATGAAAAAATATTGACGTAG
- the rpsU gene encoding 30S ribosomal protein S21 has translation MSNVIVKENETLDSALRRFKRNCAKAGIQQEIRKREHYEKPSVRRKKKSEAARKRKYN, from the coding sequence ATGTCAAATGTAATCGTTAAAGAGAACGAGACGTTAGATAGCGCTTTACGCAGATTCAAAAGAAACTGTGCGAAAGCTGGCATTCAGCAGGAGATTCGTAAGAGAGAACATTACGAAAAGCCAAGCGTAAGACGTAAGAAAAAATCTGAAGCTGCTAGAAAACGTAAGTATAACTAA
- a CDS encoding cation diffusion facilitator family transporter, whose translation MHSSQLKQKSEKSALKISLTGSTVFVGLELLMAIYTSSQAVLLDAVYDGVELLMIFVSLSLVPLLYKPSNESRPFGYLQIESLFVVVRGAIMVAVTVGLIVNNIQIILHGGRHVNFSAVAYFELAATVISFIVILLLRRMNADLTSPIVTMEIQEWKIDAVASLGMSAAFFLPLIIQAEWFVPLTKYLDQAIAIILSIFMLPVPVRAVTTGLRDLFLLPPEEETVQNIKDIITPILDAYGYDKLYFDIVRTGRKLWISVYITFDRDEVSISRFRIVQKFIIQALSKEYQDFYFELLPDIEYNDETEV comes from the coding sequence ATGCACTCAAGCCAGTTAAAGCAAAAATCCGAAAAATCAGCCTTAAAAATATCCCTGACCGGCAGCACCGTCTTCGTTGGACTGGAATTGCTCATGGCAATCTATACCAGTTCCCAGGCTGTCCTTCTGGATGCCGTCTACGACGGCGTGGAACTTTTGATGATCTTCGTATCCTTGTCTCTGGTTCCCTTGCTTTATAAGCCTTCCAACGAAAGCCGCCCCTTTGGCTATCTGCAGATTGAATCCCTGTTTGTCGTCGTAAGGGGCGCCATCATGGTTGCCGTAACCGTAGGCCTGATTGTAAATAATATCCAGATCATCCTTCACGGTGGCCGGCACGTGAACTTTTCCGCAGTGGCTTATTTTGAACTTGCTGCTACCGTGATCAGTTTTATCGTCATCCTTCTTTTAAGGCGTATGAACGCGGATCTTACTTCGCCTATCGTCACCATGGAGATTCAGGAATGGAAGATTGACGCGGTGGCATCCTTAGGGATGTCTGCCGCTTTCTTTCTCCCTCTGATCATCCAGGCCGAATGGTTTGTTCCCCTTACCAAATATCTCGACCAGGCCATCGCCATCATCCTTTCCATCTTCATGCTCCCGGTGCCGGTACGCGCCGTGACAACCGGCCTTAGAGACCTGTTCCTTCTGCCGCCCGAAGAAGAGACGGTGCAGAATATCAAAGACATTATAACGCCGATACTGGATGCCTACGGCTACGACAAGCTCTACTTCGACATCGTTCGGACAGGGCGTAAATTATGGATCAGCGTCTATATTACTTTTGACCGCGATGAGGTCTCCATCTCCCGGTTCCGCATCGTGCAGAAATTCATCATACAGGCCCTCTCCAAAGAGTACCAGGATTTTTATTTCGAACTGCTTCCTGACATTGAATACAATGACGAGACGGAAGTCTAA
- a CDS encoding ABC-ATPase domain-containing protein, whose amino-acid sequence MKTAEDLRRLLERIDHRSYPAYKDTRGAYQFGKYVLSIDHVQGDPFAAPSRLSVKVPGKAAAFPKELYDKKHKRIALQDYLTRNFWRQTEHYSYQAKGSGKSGVISISRCGQEVLERTACKVDERSGEVTVRFEVGFPANGRTINARELIKILYDYLPPCVDKALCYPSLDPEKARRVMELSVDQAYIRSHLDEMGLVAFIANGSVLPRESGVSQRPMKGGIPFVSPSSMEVTLDLPNRGRITGMGIRKGVTLIVGGGYHGKSTLLKALETGVYPHIAGDGREYVVTEDTALKIRAEDGRSIKQTDISMFISDLPNGKNTASFETEDASGSTSQAANVVEGLEAGARTFLIDEDTSATNFMVRDELMQRVIHRDMEPITPFIERVRDLYEIFGISTVIVAGSSGAYFEVADQVVQMDRYVPKEITALAKDAAKEYPKLMLPEEKPARPSFERMVRSNPGIRSKGRVKLKTLGRDGVMLNHETIDLRYVEQLVDSEQLTSLGNIVRYLEEELFDGKKTLGQAIEEMNRRLAAQGLDVLSEGGCVAGNLAIPRKQEIYACLNRYRQLRGSGR is encoded by the coding sequence ATGAAGACAGCAGAAGATTTAAGACGGTTATTGGAACGAATAGACCACCGGAGTTATCCGGCCTACAAAGATACAAGGGGCGCATACCAGTTTGGCAAATATGTGCTGTCCATAGACCATGTGCAGGGCGATCCTTTCGCTGCGCCATCCAGATTAAGCGTCAAAGTGCCGGGAAAGGCTGCTGCCTTTCCAAAGGAACTGTATGACAAGAAGCATAAGCGGATCGCGCTGCAGGATTATCTGACCCGGAATTTCTGGAGGCAGACGGAGCATTATTCTTATCAGGCCAAAGGTTCCGGGAAAAGCGGCGTCATATCCATCTCCAGATGCGGACAGGAAGTCCTGGAGAGAACTGCCTGCAAGGTTGATGAAAGAAGCGGGGAGGTGACAGTACGATTCGAGGTAGGCTTTCCGGCAAATGGAAGGACCATCAATGCCAGGGAACTGATTAAGATCTTGTATGATTATCTGCCGCCTTGCGTGGACAAGGCTTTGTGCTACCCCAGTCTGGATCCGGAAAAGGCAAGAAGGGTCATGGAATTATCCGTTGACCAGGCTTATATTCGAAGCCATCTTGATGAGATGGGCCTGGTGGCATTTATCGCAAACGGATCGGTACTGCCAAGGGAATCCGGAGTATCCCAGCGTCCGATGAAGGGAGGGATACCTTTCGTATCTCCTTCTTCGATGGAAGTGACCCTGGATCTTCCCAATAGGGGAAGGATTACGGGGATGGGAATCCGAAAAGGGGTAACACTGATCGTAGGCGGAGGATATCACGGGAAATCTACGCTTTTAAAGGCTCTGGAAACAGGCGTATATCCGCATATCGCCGGAGACGGCAGGGAGTATGTAGTTACCGAAGATACTGCGCTTAAAATACGGGCGGAAGATGGAAGAAGCATTAAGCAGACGGATATCTCCATGTTCATAAGCGATCTTCCAAACGGCAAAAATACCGCTTCCTTTGAGACGGAGGATGCCAGCGGAAGTACTTCACAGGCCGCCAATGTAGTGGAGGGCCTGGAAGCGGGAGCCAGGACATTCTTGATCGATGAAGATACCAGCGCCACCAACTTCATGGTGCGGGACGAACTGATGCAGAGAGTCATCCACCGGGATATGGAGCCTATCACCCCTTTTATTGAGCGAGTGAGGGATCTGTATGAAATATTCGGGATATCCACGGTCATTGTGGCTGGAAGTTCCGGGGCATATTTTGAAGTGGCTGACCAGGTAGTGCAGATGGACCGGTACGTGCCAAAAGAGATTACCGCTCTTGCAAAAGACGCGGCCAAAGAGTATCCGAAACTAATGCTGCCGGAAGAGAAGCCGGCGCGGCCTTCCTTTGAGCGCATGGTCAGAAGCAATCCGGGCATCAGGAGCAAAGGAAGAGTCAAGTTAAAGACATTAGGCAGGGACGGCGTGATGCTGAACCATGAAACCATTGATTTGAGATATGTAGAGCAGCTGGTGGATTCAGAGCAGCTGACCAGCCTGGGGAATATCGTAAGATATCTGGAGGAAGAATTGTTTGACGGCAAGAAGACCCTGGGACAGGCCATTGAAGAGATGAATCGGAGGCTTGCAGCGCAGGGGCTTGACGTATTAAGCGAAGGCGGCTGCGTGGCAGGAAATCTGGCGATTCCAAGAAAGCAGGAGATCTACGCCTGCCTGAACCGATACCGGCAGTTAAGGGGGAGTGGAAGATGA
- the rsmD gene encoding 16S rRNA (guanine(966)-N(2))-methyltransferase RsmD → MRVIAGSAKRIQLRTLDGMDTRPTTDRIKETLFNMLAPYLYDCMFLDLFAGSGGIGIEALSRGSMETVFVEKNPKAMACIKENLTRTHLEHKAMTMTMDVMTALYKLEGEKQFDYIFLDPPYGKELEKRVLQYLADSSLVAAEGVIIVEALKETKFDYVEDLGLNIIKTKEYKTNKHVFIEPSGRKEIC, encoded by the coding sequence ATGAGAGTGATCGCAGGCAGCGCAAAAAGAATCCAGTTAAGGACGCTGGACGGGATGGATACCCGGCCGACGACGGACCGGATCAAAGAGACTTTATTTAACATGCTGGCGCCATACCTATATGACTGCATGTTCCTGGACTTGTTCGCGGGAAGCGGCGGCATCGGCATCGAAGCGCTGAGCCGTGGAAGCATGGAGACCGTGTTCGTAGAGAAGAATCCGAAGGCCATGGCCTGCATCAAAGAAAATCTTACGCGTACCCATCTGGAGCATAAGGCCATGACCATGACGATGGACGTCATGACTGCCTTATATAAGCTGGAGGGAGAAAAGCAGTTTGACTATATATTCCTGGATCCGCCTTACGGGAAAGAACTGGAGAAGCGGGTACTTCAGTACCTGGCAGATTCGAGCCTTGTGGCTGCAGAAGGCGTAATCATCGTAGAGGCGCTCAAAGAGACGAAGTTCGACTATGTGGAGGACTTGGGGCTCAATATCATCAAGACAAAAGAGTATAAGACGAATAAGCATGTGTTTATAGAGCCGTCAGGAAGGAAAGAAATATGTTAA
- a CDS encoding DUF3114 domain-containing protein, with protein MYLDPMELLRKCGGYLDIHGMLQLGQGFVFDKNTPPHSEAFGHYAESVRAYCGEQGIMGLKNVTQARMLHQFRMYIDRHNIRYIRGRFKKPGMTDEEALELYVHKPAVEGGLGGQRLLREPARLHNKYPSDSDYKRYAKGRENKKRLAPDFHAEFIVDIHGNFVSQWNVLEEDQKGRVISDIAYYRRKYQKTGEAYDWEGAQRQIMDTESFNYANANDVMHKMLDIKPPQRYDTDLRRQISSGWKSPSKKNYDYGSDKGDTYSRSSS; from the coding sequence ATGTATCTGGATCCTATGGAACTGCTGCGAAAATGCGGCGGATATCTGGATATCCATGGCATGCTGCAGCTGGGGCAGGGATTCGTGTTTGACAAGAATACGCCTCCTCACAGCGAAGCGTTCGGACATTATGCGGAAAGCGTCCGTGCCTATTGCGGCGAACAGGGAATCATGGGGCTTAAGAATGTGACGCAGGCACGGATGCTGCATCAGTTCCGTATGTACATCGACCGCCACAATATCCGCTATATCAGAGGGCGCTTTAAGAAGCCTGGAATGACGGATGAAGAGGCTCTGGAATTATACGTGCATAAGCCGGCAGTTGAAGGAGGGCTGGGAGGGCAAAGACTGCTTCGGGAGCCTGCCCGGCTTCACAATAAATACCCGTCCGATTCCGATTACAAAAGGTATGCGAAAGGCAGGGAAAATAAAAAGCGCCTGGCGCCGGATTTCCATGCGGAATTTATTGTAGATATCCATGGGAATTTTGTGAGCCAGTGGAACGTGCTGGAAGAAGATCAAAAAGGCAGGGTCATCAGCGACATAGCATATTATCGCCGCAAATATCAGAAAACAGGAGAAGCATATGACTGGGAAGGCGCACAGCGTCAGATTATGGATACGGAATCCTTTAATTACGCCAACGCCAATGATGTGATGCATAAAATGCTGGATATCAAGCCGCCGCAAAGGTATGATACAGACCTGCGGCGGCAGATCTCCTCAGGATGGAAGAGCCCTTCCAAAAAAAACTACGATTATGGAAGTGACAAAGGAGATACGTACTCCCGGAGCAGTTCCTGA
- a CDS encoding Maf family protein — protein sequence MKYILASASPRRKELLEQAGFRFQVIPSSVEEKITKDAPSEIVMELASQKARDVYEHYGDADCVVIGADTIVAYNGEILGKPATQSEAYDMLAMLADRTHQVYTGVSLIMAKGGQVHTRTFFEATDVTFYPISKEDLRSYAETGDSLDKAGAYGIQGPFAIHVKCIRGDYNNVVGLPVSRLYQELLREYVSPLSLP from the coding sequence ATGAAATACATTTTAGCCTCGGCATCCCCCAGAAGAAAAGAATTGTTAGAGCAGGCAGGATTCCGTTTTCAGGTCATCCCTTCCTCAGTAGAAGAAAAGATCACAAAAGACGCGCCTTCGGAAATCGTCATGGAACTGGCTTCCCAGAAGGCACGTGATGTATATGAACATTATGGGGATGCAGACTGCGTGGTGATCGGCGCGGATACCATCGTCGCATACAACGGGGAAATTCTCGGAAAGCCCGCCACTCAGTCAGAAGCCTATGATATGCTGGCCATGCTGGCAGATCGGACCCATCAGGTCTATACCGGCGTCTCTTTGATCATGGCCAAAGGAGGCCAGGTCCATACCCGTACCTTCTTTGAAGCCACTGATGTCACCTTCTATCCGATCAGCAAGGAGGACCTGCGTTCTTATGCAGAGACAGGGGATTCCTTAGACAAGGCGGGAGCCTACGGCATCCAGGGGCCTTTTGCCATTCATGTCAAATGCATCCGGGGAGACTATAACAATGTAGTAGGCCTTCCCGTCAGCAGGCTCTATCAGGAACTGCTCCGGGAGTACGTATCTCCTTTGTCACTTCCATAA
- a CDS encoding putative ABC transporter permease, with product MWWNKVIFGWSAYHVVLWFLVYSIMGWIVESIYMSVCNRKLTNRGFAKGPYCPIYGVGALTVFFVLRPYSQNPFTLFVLGMVLATAIEFLTALIMNKIFGEIWWDYKEKPCNYKGIICMESSIAWGFYTLMLFFFLHNVVVDLVDAIPVIAGRIGGTLIIALYICDFFHTMYQEKKDDIPDKVWELKDSFRSLFSKES from the coding sequence ATGTGGTGGAACAAGGTGATATTTGGATGGAGTGCTTATCATGTGGTGCTTTGGTTTCTGGTCTATAGCATTATGGGCTGGATTGTGGAATCTATCTATATGTCAGTCTGTAATCGCAAGCTGACCAACAGAGGATTTGCAAAAGGGCCTTACTGCCCGATATATGGAGTAGGGGCGCTGACGGTATTCTTTGTATTACGGCCATACAGCCAGAATCCTTTCACGCTGTTCGTTCTGGGAATGGTGCTGGCTACGGCTATCGAATTTCTGACCGCATTGATCATGAATAAGATATTCGGTGAGATCTGGTGGGATTACAAGGAGAAGCCGTGCAATTATAAAGGAATTATCTGTATGGAAAGTTCGATAGCCTGGGGATTCTATACGCTTATGCTGTTTTTCTTCCTGCATAACGTTGTGGTAGATCTGGTGGATGCCATTCCGGTCATTGCCGGAAGAATTGGCGGAACGCTTATTATCGCATTGTATATCTGCGACTTCTTCCATACCATGTATCAAGAGAAGAAGGATGACATCCCGGACAAGGTCTGGGAACTGAAAGACAGTTTCAGAAGCCTGTTTTCCAAAGAATCATAA
- a CDS encoding aminoacyl-histidine dipeptidase, with protein MAVLEKVEPEKVFRFFEELSRIPHGTFDTRRISDYCVAFAKERGLEVIQDKVGNVIIKKPGTPGYEDSKPVILQGHLDMVCEKKPGSAHDFTKDALELYVEDGFVKAKDTTLGGDDCIAVAMVMAVLDSSDIAHPPIEALFTIDEEVGMTGAKAVDWTLLKGRMLINIDSEEEGILTTGCAGGIQYETRIPIHREKKSGSLITIKIHGLKGGHSGAEIHKQRGNAHKMMGRLLYRITKEMPADLVEINGGTKDNVIAMESMAEILVPEFQAEKAIGMIREMTGIWNEEFLNDEPDLAVDMKVSHDSTVDVCDQYSTDRIVAYLEICPDGLQGFNRSLKGVVESSLNIGIVETASDYIRTVHLIRSSVESRKTQLFEQVEQCVKALGGTGTITSEYPAWQFNPDSRLRRIMEDTYEDQYGAKPDISTMHAGLECGLFVGQQPDLDCVSVGPNIPDVHSFRERLDIESTVRTWEYLKKILENCR; from the coding sequence ATGGCAGTATTAGAGAAGGTAGAACCTGAAAAAGTATTTCGATTTTTTGAAGAATTATCCAGGATTCCCCATGGCACTTTCGATACACGGCGAATCAGCGACTATTGCGTAGCATTTGCGAAGGAAAGAGGCCTGGAGGTGATTCAGGACAAAGTGGGAAATGTCATAATCAAGAAGCCGGGGACGCCGGGATACGAGGACTCAAAGCCAGTAATCCTCCAGGGGCATCTGGACATGGTTTGTGAGAAAAAGCCTGGATCTGCCCACGATTTTACAAAAGACGCCCTTGAATTATATGTGGAAGACGGCTTTGTAAAGGCCAAAGACACTACGCTTGGCGGAGATGACTGTATAGCGGTGGCGATGGTTATGGCAGTACTTGACAGCAGCGATATTGCGCATCCTCCGATCGAGGCCCTGTTCACCATCGACGAGGAAGTGGGAATGACAGGGGCAAAAGCGGTGGACTGGACATTGCTTAAGGGACGGATGCTGATTAATATCGATTCTGAAGAAGAGGGGATCCTTACGACGGGATGCGCAGGCGGGATCCAATATGAGACAAGGATTCCTATCCACAGGGAGAAGAAGTCCGGCAGCCTGATCACCATCAAGATTCATGGCCTTAAGGGCGGCCATTCAGGCGCGGAGATCCACAAACAGCGTGGAAACGCCCACAAGATGATGGGACGACTTTTATACCGTATTACCAAGGAGATGCCTGCAGATCTGGTGGAGATTAATGGCGGCACCAAGGACAATGTGATTGCCATGGAATCTATGGCGGAGATCCTTGTTCCAGAATTCCAGGCGGAGAAGGCGATAGGCATGATTCGCGAGATGACCGGGATATGGAATGAGGAATTCTTAAATGACGAGCCGGATCTGGCGGTGGACATGAAGGTATCTCATGATTCTACGGTGGACGTGTGCGATCAGTATTCTACGGATCGGATCGTGGCATACCTGGAGATCTGCCCCGATGGCCTGCAGGGATTCAACCGCAGCCTGAAAGGAGTGGTAGAGTCCTCCCTGAATATCGGTATTGTGGAGACGGCATCCGATTATATCAGAACCGTTCATTTAATCAGAAGTTCCGTGGAAAGCAGGAAGACCCAGCTCTTCGAGCAGGTGGAGCAGTGCGTGAAGGCGCTGGGAGGTACGGGAACGATCACCTCGGAGTATCCCGCATGGCAGTTTAATCCGGATTCAAGGCTTCGAAGGATCATGGAAGATACATATGAAGATCAGTATGGCGCTAAGCCGGATATATCAACCATGCATGCAGGGCTGGAATGCGGACTGTTCGTAGGACAGCAGCCGGATCTGGACTGTGTTTCCGTGGGACCAAATATACCGGATGTCCATTCTTTCCGGGAAAGACTGGATATTGAGTCTACTGTGCGTACCTGGGAATATTTGAAAAAGATTCTTGAAAATTGCAGATAG